TGAAGAAGTTCAAAGTCATTTAAAACACGGAAATGGTAAAATGATGATGAAAATGAACTCACTTACTGATAAAGCACTAATTAAAAAGTTATTTGAAGCCTCACAAGCAGGTGTGAAAATTAAATTGATTATTCGAGGGATTTGTTGCTTAAAACCAGGTATTCCAGGAGTGAGTGAAAATATTGAAGTCGTCAGTATTGTAGGTAGACTATTGGAACATTCTCGTATATATTACTTTTATAATAATGGTAATGAAAAAGTGTATTTATCCTCTGCGGATATGATGACGCGAAACATGATTAAACGCGTCGAGATATTGTTCCCGGTGCTTAATCCAAAAATCGCGCGTCGTCTTGTTACGTATCTTGAATTACAATTATCAGATAATCAAAAAGGACGTTATCAAGACCGTTATGGTGTGTATCATTACATGCAAAATGACCAACCGCCGATTAATTCTCAAGAAGCACTCATGAATGAAGCCATTGAATACGGTGTGAATTTGAAAAAAGAAAATATTGTTGAAACAGGTCAACCCGTGAGGCTGAAATCCAACTGGGTGAATCGTTTTAAGAAAAAATTTAATAGGAAATAATAAAGAACATCTGTCATGTAAGTCACATGACAGATGTTTTTTAAGATTGAATATCATCTAAAGAAACATTGATTTCACGTTGTAAAATAGGATGCTTGAAACGTACTTGGAAACTTTCAAGTTTGAGTTGTCTCAGCTTAGATGTTCCATAAAGTGGATCGCCAATAACAGGATATCCTAATGATGCTAAATGCACACGTATTTGATGCGTCCGGCCAGTGTCTAATTTTAAATGGACTTCACATACGCCTTCTTTAATCATTTTAGAATCTAAAATATGAGTGATGGCACGTTGACCTGTCGGCGAAATACGTCGTTTATTCGGATGGAACTTATCTTTACCGATGGGTTGATCGATGGTTTGCGGTTTGAGTGGTAGTAAACTATTCACTTCGGCACGGTAAATACGATGAATGTCATTATCTTCTAACATACGATCTAAAATCTTTTTAACAATGGGATGCTTAGCGACAATTAATAATCCTATTGTTTCTTGATCTAATCGATGAATAGGTTCTACATAATCGACATTTAACGTATAAATTACATGATTCATTAATGTATTGCTTTCTTTTAAGTCATTTGGATGTGTTTTTACACCTTTTGGTTTGAAAACGACAGCTAAATAATCGTCTTCGTACGCGATATGTGCATGGCGATAGCTTGGCACATATTGACTTTTTTCAATAGGGAATGGGAGCGTAACTATATCTCCAGTATGTACAATATGGTTCAATTGTGTTGTTGTGTCATTGACTAAAATCTCTTTTGACATATTGAGTAAATGTAAATCTTTTTTAGGTAATTTTAATGATTTAAAGATATCTCTTAAAGACATTTGATCAAACGGTTCTGCTACAGTAAATTTCATAATAGCCTCCTTATCTTCATCATCATACCACATTTATGAGCTAGGTATTTTAAAATTTATCATTTATTAAATGTTATATCCGAAATTTTACACCATTCTTTTTTAGCAACACTTTGACTTTGGCGAGACAATTATTCACGTGTATACTAAGAGGTAAGCGAAAGTTTGGAGTGATATTATGGAGAAACCGACGCGTCTCGCATTACTAAAAGAAATTGCTGAATTTTTAAATGAAGAAACTGAATTAGAATCCATGTTGCATGGTGCACTAAAATCATTAATTCAAGGCAGTGATTTTACAACAGGGTGGGTGTTTTTTATCGATGATAAAGGTACCCATACACTTGAAGCAGAATATCAATTGCCACGTGCTTTAACGAGTCATGATTGTAAATATATGAGTGAAGGCTCATGTTGGTGTGTGCAATCTTATCATAATAAGAAATTAACTAAAGCTTCAAACATTATTAATTGTTCAAGAATTAATTTGGCTAGTCAAGAATTTATTGACGATACAGAAGATATTACACATCACGCAACTGTACCTTTACGGTCTGGAAATGAACAATTTGGTTTGTTGAATGTAGCGACACCACATACCACACATTATTCTGATGAAGATTTAGAATTGCTTGAGTCCGTTGCATTTCAAATTGGTTCAGCAATTAAGCGTATTTTTCTGACAGATCAAGAAAAAGAAGCCGCCCTTATTAATGAACGAAATCGCCTTGCGCGTGATCTTCATGATTCAGTGAACCAAATGTTGTTTTCTTTAAAGTTGACGGCGCATGCGGCAGGGCAAATGTCAAAAGAAGCGACATCAAAAAAAGCATTTTATCAAATCGAACAAACAAGTCAAAATGCTGTGAATGAAATGCGTGCACTCATTTGGCAACTAAAACCAGCGGGCTTAGAGCAAGGTTTGGTTCATGCAATTAAGCAATACGCACAACTTATTCATATTGATGTCGATATCAAAGTACATGGTTTAATTGATTTAGACCGTAAAGTTGAAATCCATACGTATCGTATGATACAAGAAGCGATGAATAATAGTAAAAAACATGCAGACGTGACCATCGTGTATGTAGATTTAAATCAAGATGGTGAGCGACTCGTTGTTCGAATTTATGATGAAGGAAAAGGATTTGACCTTCAAGACGTAACAGATAATGGGCAACATGGATTATCACATATTAGACAACGTGTGGCGTTATTAAATGGGCGCTTAACTATTGAAGCAAATCAAGGCGTCAAAATAAATATTGAAATTCCACTACATCATAAAGGAAGTGAGTAAATGAAAACCATAGCACTTGTAGATGATCATTTTATTGTAAGACAAGGCTTAGAATTTTTAATTTCAACTAAAAATGATTTTGAAGTGGTTGGAAGTTTTGGACGTGGTAAAGATTTGCTTGATGCGCTTCAAGCCAACGATATTAATCCACAATTAATTCTCGTAGATTTAGTGATGCCTGAAATGAATGGCATCGAATTAATTCGGGAATTGAAAGAACACTATCCAAACGTAAAGGTGTTAGTGCTCACGAGTTATGTAGATGATGAACATGTGATGTCCGCATTAGAAGAAGGGGCAGATGGCTATCAAATGAAAGATGTTGAAGCGGAACAGTTAATTAGTGCGATTGACCAAGTTTTAGCTGGAAAACGTGTCGTCCATAAAGCGGCTGAAGCGGTAATGAATAATGTTGTTACAAAACCCCATCATATAAATAAATTATCGAAACGTGAAACTGAAGTGCTAAAAGAAATGGTGAAAGGCAAAACCAACAAAGAAATTGCGGCACATTTGTTTGTATCTGAAAAAACAATCAAAACCCATGTGAGTCATATTTTTAATAAATTACAAGTTTCTGATCGAACGCAAGCTGCAATTTATGCAATGGAAAATAACTTGATTTAAATAAAGTCATGTCAAAGTGAGACGATGAAGTGTATGTGATTTCATTCAGTCTCGCTTTTATTTTTTGACAAGACAGTGTGGTTTATAAAAGAGAAAATGATGGTAAATAGTATATAACAACGTAAATTTGAAGTCTCCTATATTAAATATGAATATTATTAAAGTATCTCTATAAATCATTTATGCATAAACCTTATTTTATGGTGCATATTATAATTTTGAGCAAATTAATAGAAATGACTTAAACTTCGGTGTAATATAACAATATTATGGTTGTCTACACTTTAAAGTGTAACTTTAAATCTCGCTTAAATATTAAATTTTATGATGTTTTTTTATGTCCAAAAGTGATATGATTCTCAGTGCTGCTGAAAAATACGTAAACATTAAGGGAAATATTGGAGGAATTTATTTGAATAAAAAAATGAAACAAAAACACGGCATCCGTAAATATAAGGCGGGGGCATCATCTGTATTATTAGGACTTTTCGTCTTTTTTGGACTTATTACTGAAGAAAAGGCTAGTGCTGCAGAAATACTACCTGGACAGAGCGAAACAAGTAAAAAGAAAAATGAAGGTGCTCCAACGAATCAAAGTGGTACAAGTGCTTCCACAAGTTCTGGAAGTGTTGATACAACCGCTACAATCAGTCAATCGACTACAGAACCAAGCGTGAATGCGACAGATGTATCCGGAAATCAAGTCGCAATATATCCCACGCCACCGAATAATGATACAGCCGATACTACGACATCTACAAATACAACTACGTTTGACGCTTCTGTGACTGATACGTCAGACGCAACATTAACAAAACCAGCTGACACGACGACACCTGCGACAACACCTACGACAACAACTTCCAATTCATCAACTGAAACAACTTCAACTGAACCTACATCGACTCAAACTGATACATCTACAGCTACCACTTCAATGACAGCAACTGAAACAATATCGGCACAACTGTCTACTCAACCATCTACGACGACAACAACGTATTCAACTACTACAAACAACACACTGACGACATCACCAACCGCTACGACGACGCCAACTAGTGGTTCAGACATCACAAAAAATGTTCAAATTGTTTCTTCATCCATTGAAGGGAATAGTACGGTTAATCCACATAATGCTGAGCGCGTAACTTTAAAATATGATTGGAAATTTCCTGATGGTATGAAACAAGGTGATTATTTTGATTTTATATTATCGAATAATGTGAACACTGCTGGTATTTCTACAGCTCGAAAATTACCGAGTATTCAAAATGGTTCATTAGTGATGGCAACGGGTCAACTTATTAATGGCAACACAATTCGGTATACATTTACAGATTATATTAATAATAAAGTGAATGTGATAGGTAATTTAAGTTTAAACTTATTTATCGATCCTAAAGTTGTAACACATGAAGGTAATCAAACGATTACGGCTACATTGAATGGACAAACTACAACTAAAACTGTGAATATAGATTATTTAGAAGGCATCAATTTAAGGGGGGTAAACATCAATGGGTCAATTGAGTATTTAGATAAAAATAAAAATACATTTAAACACATTGCATATGTAAACCCTTCTAAAAATACCGTTTATAATTCTAGATTGACTGGTAATATTATGAATGGTGCACCGACGACAAATCAACCAACAGTTAAAATATATAAATATTTAGGTACTGAGTCGTTAAATCAAAGTGTATATGTTGATACCAATAATTCAAGTATGTTTAAAGATGTCACTTCTGATTTTAAAGATAGACTTTCTATTAATAGTGGTGGTTATTACGTAGATATGAATGACCTTTCAAATACGTATGTCGTTACGTATGAAGGGCAATATTTAAATAATGCGAATGAATTAAATTTTAGAACTGAATTAGCAGGTTATCCTGCAACATATCCGTATTATTACACATCAGTTAAGTGGGACAATGGTGTTGTATTTTATAGCAATAAAGGAACAGGTAGTGGAATAGATCAACCCATTATCGAATCAAACAACTTCGTGTTTACAGAAGACACTGGCAATGGTGTGATAAGTGGTCAATATAATGGTTCGATGATTGAAGTAGAAGAAAATCCTATGTCGATCAGCTACGATACTGTATCCGAAACGATTAGTGGCGTAAATAATACTGTGATTGAAGAATTTGAAGATAGTGCCCCAATTCAATATGAAGAAAATACGATACCAGATGGCATGACGGGCAGTCAATCAACGATTACAGAAGAGATTGCCGACACTACACCGATTGAATTTGAAGAAAGCACCGTGCCAGAACCTGTAACAGGTTCATATGTAGGGGCAGTAGAATTTTATGAAGATACAAATATTGTGGATTATGTAGAAGACACAACACCAGAAGGCATGACAGGATCAAACACCGGAGTAACAGAAGAAATTGAAGAAAGTAACGTCATCGACTACGTAGAAGACACAACACCAGAAGGCATGACAGGGTCAAACACAGGCGTAACAGAAGAAATTGAAGAAAGTAACGTCATCGACTACGTAGAAGACACGACACCAGAAGGTATGACAGGGTCAAACACAGGCGTAA
The sequence above is a segment of the Staphylococcus hyicus genome. Coding sequences within it:
- a CDS encoding fibronectin-binding protein FnbA, yielding MNKKMKQKHGIRKYKAGASSVLLGLFVFFGLITEEKASAAEILPGQSETSKKKNEGAPTNQSGTSASTSSGSVDTTATISQSTTEPSVNATDVSGNQVAIYPTPPNNDTADTTTSTNTTTFDASVTDTSDATLTKPADTTTPATTPTTTTSNSSTETTSTEPTSTQTDTSTATTSMTATETISAQLSTQPSTTTTTYSTTTNNTLTTSPTATTTPTSGSDITKNVQIVSSSIEGNSTVNPHNAERVTLKYDWKFPDGMKQGDYFDFILSNNVNTAGISTARKLPSIQNGSLVMATGQLINGNTIRYTFTDYINNKVNVIGNLSLNLFIDPKVVTHEGNQTITATLNGQTTTKTVNIDYLEGINLRGVNINGSIEYLDKNKNTFKHIAYVNPSKNTVYNSRLTGNIMNGAPTTNQPTVKIYKYLGTESLNQSVYVDTNNSSMFKDVTSDFKDRLSINSGGYYVDMNDLSNTYVVTYEGQYLNNANELNFRTELAGYPATYPYYYTSVKWDNGVVFYSNKGTGSGIDQPIIESNNFVFTEDTGNGVISGQYNGSMIEVEENPMSISYDTVSETISGVNNTVIEEFEDSAPIQYEENTIPDGMTGSQSTITEEIADTTPIEFEESTVPEPVTGSYVGAVEFYEDTNIVDYVEDTTPEGMTGSNTGVTEEIEESNVIDYVEDTTPEGMTGSNTGVTEEIEESNVIDYVEDTTPEGMTGSNTGVTEEIEESNVIDYVEDTTPEGMTGSNTGVTEEIEESNVIDYVEDTTPEGMTGSNTGVTEEIEESNVIDYVEDTTPEGMTGSNTGVTEEIEESNVIDYVEDTTPEGMAGSNTGVTEEIEESNVIDYEEDTTPEGMAGSNTGVTEEIEETLVDEEITEAPKASTPSFSLNNVIHFNPMTRITGIGSNSSNHFNFFNTPIFNDVINEETSKDLDTPILDENKTKETLAIENDSEPILNEVTLENNVLGTFETNDEVMETNHVDSRDQSTTEATENEAMDNHMNETPSNDSKQDKVVSTVRKDEPTDNPNHFNQAQPSAWVQTEEITTSQQPENRSDQHVSNVTETTTPLTKQSPSEGTSMQNDDSERQLTEDKTEMKHEFNRNQATTQAKESATSHHAKETKGKHALPETGQSKQPSGILATLLAMFGILLVFRRRKQKDKS
- a CDS encoding RluA family pseudouridine synthase, whose product is MKFTVAEPFDQMSLRDIFKSLKLPKKDLHLLNMSKEILVNDTTTQLNHIVHTGDIVTLPFPIEKSQYVPSYRHAHIAYEDDYLAVVFKPKGVKTHPNDLKESNTLMNHVIYTLNVDYVEPIHRLDQETIGLLIVAKHPIVKKILDRMLEDNDIHRIYRAEVNSLLPLKPQTIDQPIGKDKFHPNKRRISPTGQRAITHILDSKMIKEGVCEVHLKLDTGRTHQIRVHLASLGYPVIGDPLYGTSKLRQLKLESFQVRFKHPILQREINVSLDDIQS
- a CDS encoding GAF domain-containing sensor histidine kinase; translation: MEKPTRLALLKEIAEFLNEETELESMLHGALKSLIQGSDFTTGWVFFIDDKGTHTLEAEYQLPRALTSHDCKYMSEGSCWCVQSYHNKKLTKASNIINCSRINLASQEFIDDTEDITHHATVPLRSGNEQFGLLNVATPHTTHYSDEDLELLESVAFQIGSAIKRIFLTDQEKEAALINERNRLARDLHDSVNQMLFSLKLTAHAAGQMSKEATSKKAFYQIEQTSQNAVNEMRALIWQLKPAGLEQGLVHAIKQYAQLIHIDVDIKVHGLIDLDRKVEIHTYRMIQEAMNNSKKHADVTIVYVDLNQDGERLVVRIYDEGKGFDLQDVTDNGQHGLSHIRQRVALLNGRLTIEANQGVKINIEIPLHHKGSE
- a CDS encoding response regulator yields the protein MKTIALVDDHFIVRQGLEFLISTKNDFEVVGSFGRGKDLLDALQANDINPQLILVDLVMPEMNGIELIRELKEHYPNVKVLVLTSYVDDEHVMSALEEGADGYQMKDVEAEQLISAIDQVLAGKRVVHKAAEAVMNNVVTKPHHINKLSKRETEVLKEMVKGKTNKEIAAHLFVSEKTIKTHVSHIFNKLQVSDRTQAAIYAMENNLI